GCAATTGTTGGCTGCGGGAAACAGAAACTCTTTCAGATGGAAAAGTCAACAGGAAGTGAATGAAGCTCTCAGATTTTTCTGAATCAAGGATTATTTATTCACGTCCTTGTGACATCGAGTTTTTTCTAGGCTAAATAACTCACTTAGCATCATGCTAAGCTGTGGTTCACATTAACACTGAGATAAAACTGATAGTGAATATACCTGCTGGCTTTGGCCTTATGCTAGCTTTAATTAAATCCTGAGCTAAAATATAAATCAGATCTGGACTAAAATGAGCTAACAAAATGACTTAGCTAACATCAGCTGTGAGCTAACATCTATGAATGAAGCAACTTCATCACTCAGTCACACAATTTCAATTTGATCGAATGGAGGATTTaaacaaattgttgttttgtgtgtgtgtgtgcgtgcgtgtgcgcgaGTCGATGACATGTCctgacagcagcttcctccTGCTTTGAAACCTGAATAAACAGCCTGTCAGTGGAAACCATGTTAATCTGCCTCATCAAAGGTGGTGAGGTCTTTGTGTTTCACCTCTGATGTGGTCGTTTCTGTGTAAACGAGTCGGAAACACTCGACTCCGTCACTGCTGGAAAACAACAAGACAAGCTCTCCCTCCAAAAGTATCTGTGGGCTTTTAATCTGCCACTAATGTCCCCACAAACACTGAGGCTGTCTGGCAATTGGTCACGTTCACATGTTGATTCTTTGATCTGTCAACACGTGTGAACacgttgttttgtgtgttttgtttgtgaacaCTGAGCCTCAtcaaatttttacttttaataacAGACTACAcctgtttattaaaaatgtttccttttacCACAGTGAGTCTGTTTGGTCCAAATAACAACTATTTCAGtaataatgaacaataaaaGTGTAAACCTCTGGGGTGCGTCTGTctgctgttgctctgttgtGTACTTGCTTCATGATGTAAATTTAACATACAGTTGATCCgcattcagttttttgtttgaacCTCAGATAATTTTTCTCAGAGCTCAGTTCCGGTGTAGGAACCTTCGTGCTGAGTTTGTACCCGGCCGGACACATTCTCTAAACACACATTGTCTTCCGGTAAAATGGCCGCAGCTTTCTGTCGGTGAACGGCGTTAATTTAAAGATGATTTtcacttaaaatgaaataaaggacCCAAAGAGAACAGACTTGGTTCGGGTAAGTCTCCGCTTCCGGTTACATGTTTTTATGAATTCATTACAgccccttcaaaataagagtggCTCATTTCAGCAGGACgaacacacaaaatgttgttttgtgtgacGTCAAACGTTTTTGACCTTAGAGAAACAACAGATCCAGTTCTAAAGAAAGAGTTTCAGTCCTGATCTTGAGGTCCGGCCCCGGGCTAGgacctggttctggttctgaggACCGGTGGAGACCAGAATCTGAGCTCAGGAGGAGGCGTGAAAAATGACTGTTCACCTTTCCTCCATCATGTCcgatctctccctccctccttctttccttccctctttctctccctcccttcttccttccttccctctttctctccctccctccctccttccttccctctttctctccctcccttcttccttccttccctctttctctccctccctctttccttctttcctgccttcctttgtttcttctttctctccctccctccatccctccttccttcctttcctctctccttccttccttccctccctctttccttccttccttcctccctccttccttccctctttctctccctccctctttccttctttccttccttcctttgtttcttctttctctccctccctcccttccttccttccctccctctttccttccttccctctttctctccctccctcccttccttccttcctccctccctccttccttccctctttctctccctccctccctccctccctccttccttcctttcctccctccttccttccttccctccctctttccttccttccttcctccctccttccttccctttctctccctcccttcttccttccttccctctttctctccctccctcccttccttcctccctccctccttcctttctttcctccctctttccttccttccttcctccctccttccttccctctttctctccctcccttcttccttccttccctctctctctccctctcttcctctttccttccttcctcccctctctcccttcctttccttcacCACAGGATGGAGCTTTCATCTTTGCTTCAGGAGCTTCATCTGTCCTCCACAGAGAagctcctcccctcttctcttcctccaatCACAGAACTCCTGCCTCAGCTGCAGAAGAATCTGATTGGTGCTTCCTCAGACTCAGAAACCAGCTCCCTGATTGGTCAAGTGGTGCAGCTCTTTCAAACAGCTGATCCTGATTGGCTGTTCTCATCAGCTTCAGCCAATGAAGAAGGTGGGGTGGAGCTTCAGTTGGCCTACAGATCTCTGACAGATGCTCTGGTTGGTTGTGCTGCTCTGCCATTGTGCGAGGACGACGTCAGCTCTCTGCCAGCTGCGGCCTATCAGAGCGTCCCGAACCAAGTCGTCACAGTGTGCTCTGCCCTCGTAGCCCTGCTAAGAACTctggaaaacaggaagtgcacTGGTGTGCTGCAGACCGTGGCGCCGTCTGTGTGCGTGTTCGCTGTAACTCATTTCCAGGTGAGTGTGGTGGGAAAACATCAAGATAAAAGTCGAGCCGATGTTAATGCTTCTCTGTGGTTTCAGGATCAGGTCTggaccacctcctcctccagggcagcagctcagagcctgcAGGAGGCGCTGCTGAGGGCAGGGAGTTGGACAGACTCTGCCCACTTCTTGATgggggacaggaggggacaggagggagaggaaggaataCTGGGAGGGGTCCTGGACGTCCTGCAGCCGCAAATCAGCAAGTGAGAACGTTTCTGAGAAGATTCAAAGTTAAGTTTGTCTGGTTttaaccctgtgtgtgtctgtgtgtgtctttgtatctATTTGAATTGTAGGGAGTCATGGCAGCATTGTGAAGCAGCGAAGTTCGTGTTTGTTTGGACCCTTCTGCAGGtcagtgtgacatcatcagataAATCACATGACCACAGGAAGCACACGGTTTCCATGCCAAAGTGATGTAAACATCACAGATGTGGATCTGCTGGATCCAGATCTCAGCAGGTCCTGGTCCTCACACTTTCATCATGTTTTACACAGGTGACTCgtccatccctctctcctcaccTGCCCCGCatcctgcctccctccctcctcctcactgacCACTACAGACCAGAGAACTGCATGCTGGGAGTTCGCTGTCTGcaccacatcatcatcaacacggtaaacacacaaagattcaTCATTAAAACACAGATAATTCCCTTTAATAAACACTGTGTGTATCCAGGCCGCTGCTGATCTCCGTCAGTTCAACAGAGCTGAAGTTCTCTACCAGGCATTGTTCAAACACCTGTACACAACCGAGGCTGCTGTCATCCAGGTagaacacacagtgacacacacacagacacacacagacacaccataCTCATGGAATGTCTCTTTGTCCCAGCTGGTCTTGTCCTGTCTCTTAGACCTGTTGCTGGTGCTGGAAACACCGCCGTCCTCCCTCGCCCCCTCCTCTGCCCGCAGGAAGCCCTGTCGCCATGACGACGTATTACGTCTGGTCCTGACCAACATGGAGGCGGAGCATAAGGTGGCACTTCGCTACGTCTATGCATCAGCCCTGCCACCCTTCATCGACAGGTgagtctgatgatgatgatgatgaagaactgtGATTGGTTGTCAGGGATACTGTTCAGACTTTGGTTGCCATAGTGATAAGTGTCTCCGCTTTAGTCAGAGGTGCATTTGATTCATGTGTATGATGCAGGATGGGTGTGACCGTGTGCAGACACCTGCGGCGGCTGGAGCGGGTGGTGCTGGGATATCTGGAGATCAGAGAGCCACCTGAGGAGAAGACCAGACTAAAGATCCTGGAGGTCCTGCAGAAAACCATCAGAGCAGCCTGGCccaggtcagacacacacagacagagaaagaggaacgCACAAacatgtttcttgtgttttggtGCCTTCCCTCATCATCACCGGTGTAATCATGGCGGACTGCGTCCTCAGGATGGAGCAGCGGGTCAACATGTTGCTTCGCTGCTTGCTTCGGCTGCTGGTGGACGTGTCGGAGGACTCGGAGCTCAGAGTCGGTGTCAGACAGAAGGTGATGAGCCACGCCAGCCTGTGTGTCAAACTGCTGGACCACTGCACACACGGACAAGTACAGGTGTGTTCACTCACCTGACACTCAGCTGTCGAACACTCACCCGGCactcacctgtctctctctttctcagcccctcctccagcagcttgacagcagctgttgtggcCCTGAGGTGCTGCGTTGCCTAGCAACTGTTACAGAGAGGTGATGCTGCACACCTTGACCAGCTGGATGTCTGACTGTAACAGAGCaggtgctgctgttggtgtttaGTGTCAGAGACTTTTATTTCGGAAGGTCAGCAgtatcacttcctgtcttctgtGGGACTGTTTTTAGCAGTGTATTAATCAGCACCTGAGGCTggagtgacatcatcatcatcatcgtcatcatcaggtgttcattgtgtttgttttcactgacagCTAGTCAGAGATGATGTGTTCACAGACTCTAGGAatattcattttgtgttgtttatccGTTTGGTTGCGATGTCACAGTTCAATCGGTTTATTTGTCCAGTATTGTGTATGAAGATCCTGGTActagtcctggtcctggtcctgatgtTTGGTTCCTGGGGTCTCGTGCTGGGCTTGTCCAGATCTGAGCTCCATGTTCGTGAGCAGAGAGTCCAGCTGATCCAGTCTGAGCCTCAGGCCCGTCAGGGTCTCCTCAGTCTCCAGTTGTCTCAGGTTCTCCTGCTGGTTCCACAGCCTGAGCCGAAGTCGAGCCTGAGGACAAGCAGAGACCAGCATGAGGGATCAGCCTCAGGAGACACCAAACAGGAGAGAGCTAACCAGAGACAGATGGGACTTCCATGATcagtaaaaaatgaatttgatgAACTCAGAGTCATCATTTggttcttcttctgttttctgaggtaaaggaaaaataaagtgttgtCACCTTCAGTCGATTTTCTTCCTGAGTTCTCTCTGTAGCTCTGTCCGCCACCTCTCCTCCTGAAAATACACCTGTGATCTACCTGTCCACAAGGGCAAGAACTACTGCCCTGACATGTCTGACCTGAGAAGAGCCTGGATTCTTTAGGAAGGTCTGGAGCATGTGCCACCGAGATAAGACGAAGAAAATGGatgtatgtttttaaatcatgtcTTCTTCAGCCTCCTGTCTCAtattcagtgtttcctgtgctgGTCTGATGTCTGTGGAACTCTTGAGTTCCTCTAATCTGAACAAGCAgtttgatggatggatggatttgtgTGTCTGGTTCCCGATCAGACTGGGTCCCACAGGACTCACCTCCGTGTTGATGGGCGAGCTCAGACGGACTGTTGACAAGTAGAAAGACTCGTCCTCCTCTGACTCTGCCTCTGTGCTGTgaccctacacacacacacacagctatttTTTGTCCCATTTCAATTCTTCTGTGTCACCACAGGGATGAATAATAAAGTTATATTATTGATCAGAAACTTTAATCTGTTGAATTTTTCTTCACCTGCTCTTCAAGCAGATCATCACATTTCTTCTGAGGCCCCGCCTCCATCTGATTGAGCCCCTCCTCGCTCATGTGACCCTCCCTCTGCTGTTTTAGCTCCTCCCCTGATCAGAAAGATTTATGAGTTAATGTCAACTCCAGCAGGAAGTGAGTTTGGAGGAAACGGAATGACTTCAATGTCGACTGACCGAggaagctgagctgcagctgttgcttGTCCAGATGGCGCCCCCTGTCCTCCAATCGGCAGACTGCAGCTTTAATGTCCTTCAGTACCTGAGACAGAGATAGAGGGACAGACGGGAAGGGGGAGCAGAGTTGGTGCTCAGCTGCTTGATTTATTCAGCTGCTCAAAGTCATCAGTACCTGTCGCaactgcagctcctccagctgtgtCTGCGTCTGCGTCCTCTGCCTGGACACACTCAGCTCctgatacacacaaacacacagttcataatacacagacacacacacctcctacACACTGACAGATTGTGTTTGACCTCCTCCAGAGTCTGaagctccttcttcttcttctccactcGCTCACTGAGCTCAGACAGAAGCTCAGAGCTCTCTGTAACACAGACATCAGAAGATCCTGAGACCCTGAACACATCACCGTGAAGACTAACCGATGACACTGTCCAAACTGTGTTATGTTGTGTGCATTACTCACACCTTTGAGCTgttcctgattggctgctgtttctctgacaaCTTGTTGGTTGAGGAGGTGGGCGTAGCTGAGCTGCTCCTTCTGTTTAGCAAGCTCCGCCTCCCCTGCTGACAGACAcctgacacacacgcacacaaacatttttatatttgcattatcAATCATCAGCTGTTTGTAACTGTTCTCAATGTCCCAATATGTCTCTCTGTGACTCCACTGTCTTGTCAACACCTTCAGACAGTGTGTGTACCGTTGTGCGTGCGTCCTTCTGGCCTCCAGGTGTTTACACTGCTCCTTCAGGctgctcttctcctccctcctcctgctcagctcctcctgcagagcccccccccccatctgttAGTCTGTATCTATGACTGGGTAAAGGGTGGCTCAGCTCTGACTCCGCCCCCTGACTCCCAGCTCATCCAACTATGGACAAAGAACTTTtgagacactctgattggctgtgacatcacccactgcgGCCAATAGGAGCGCCACTGTCAAACGTCACTATCAAAATAGGAGCTGATTGTCTAGTTGAAGGAGACATTTTGACCAacctgtgtctctgtttgcagCATCGTTGTGTTTTGGAGACAAAGCTCTGCCTCTTTTCTGTGGgactccacttcctgttgcagGCCAGCcagctctttcctcttcctctcaacTTCATCCTGCATTCTGtccatttcatccattttcctGTCCAGTTCCTGCTGCTGCGTCTCCACCAtgtccttcctcttcttcacctcGTCCTGTATCCTGTTCAACTCGTCCCTCTTCCTGTCCGCTTTGTCCTTTGTCCTGTCCAGTtcgtccttcttcttctgcagctgctggagagtctgggtgtgtttgtttttagtttcctgcagcacctgctgCTCGCCCAGAAGCTCCTGAAGAACCTGCTTCAGCTCTGGAGTCAGACACAGAGGACAGGCATCTTATGAAGACTTAAATCTTTCGTTTACGTTTTTAGATTCATCAACTTTTGTGGGCAGCACAGTGTTTAGctctgctgccccacaacaggAGGTCCTGATTCAGTTCACGGCCTGGAGCCTCCAAACACATCCTGGTGTCATTGGTGACTAAACGGTCCGTAGgtctgtccaggctgaccccgcccctcgcccagagttagctgggattggctccagaaccccccatgacccggaaacagatcagaggagaatatggatgaatgaataaattgtgtgtgtgctttgttaCCTGCTCTGTGTGCGCTGACTTCAGACTGCAGTCTGAGAagtttctgctcttcttcttttagAGCTGAGATTGTCGACATCTTCACAGTCAACAAcatctcctgctgctccaacaacccctacacacacgcacacaatttTCAGACATGAGCTCACCAcgttttttttgcttgtttatgtTTCTTTAGATCTTCAGTTTCTTTGTGGTTTAATAGTTTGCCTTGTAATCTTTTGTATGTTAGCTGAAATGGAGTGTCTTTCACACAAAGTTTCAGCAGAAGTAAAAGTGTTTGTTGACCAGTTTTTTCAGCTGTGTGAGACATGAGTGCCACTGaagaatgtgggcatcgatcccactaccaCTCACATGCTGAGTGAGCTAATTCCCCTCTGTTGGCAAGCGAACATGCTAACCTGCTGGATTTAATACAGCGCTTTGGGAAAGGATCCATTAACATGCTTTAAAAGAAgaatcatcatttaaaaacaatttacGTCAATTTACACATTAAACCAGGAACATACTGGAGCTGCGTCGTTACAGCTGAGAGGGCTTAAAAAGTAAATGCATATAAAGAGTATGCCACCTCATCAAGACTTCCTCACCTTGATGGTGTTCTGTAGTTGTTCCCCCTCATGTCTGACCTCACTTACTCTCTTCACAGCTGTTTGATGCTCGTCCGTCCTCTGAACCAgtctctgctcctgctgctccacctgcaGAGAGACATGAAGCTTCAGTGTCTCCTACTTCAAACTTCAGTCTCCCGGTGGTTTTGGATGTGGGGTCACGAGTTTACCTGACTGTTCACTAACTCCAGACACCTCTGAGCCTCctgacagtctgacagcagaCCAGATAATCTGAACACACAGATTTGTGTTAATACCGCAGACTCACAGACATCTACACAATAAAAGTCCTCAGATCTAAAACTTGTAATTTAGGAGTTTTTACTGTGGCAGTAAGTTCAGTTATAAACTATCTGTGAGCTCTGTGTCCATGATAGACATGCTAAGTGTGTTGCTAATGTCACCTGAGTGTGTTGAACTGTACCTTTGTGtagctgagtgtgtttgtgtcctgaGCTGTTGGAGCTCCTGATCTCTGCTCTTCTGCGCCTCTTTCACTTCCCTCAGTgagttctcctcctcctgcctcctcctcctcagatcttccacctcctcctgcagctctctgCCACATCAGTTCACACATTAGATACACCTGATAAAGGATCAGGGCTGAgtctggaggtcaaaggtcagcctGGGTTTACCTGATGTGCTCTGTGGTCTCCAGCAAGTAGGTGGCGCTGTCCTGAGCGCTGTGCTGCAGGAGATCTGCCTCCCTCTGAACTGAAGTGACCTGCAAGAAGTGGGGAGTTGTCCTGAGTGCTGCAGgcacagagctgtgtgtgtgcgtgtgtgtacctGTTCTCTGGTGGTGCGTATGCAGCTCTGAGCCTCCAACAGGAGCCGGTCAGCCTGACGGAGTTCAGCACGTCTCCTCAGCAGAGTCTCCTCCACACAATCCACCTCATTGCATACCTGCATCACACTCCT
The nucleotide sequence above comes from Echeneis naucrates chromosome 9, fEcheNa1.1, whole genome shotgun sequence. Encoded proteins:
- the LOC115048293 gene encoding TELO2-interacting protein 2-like isoform X5; the protein is MELSSLLQELHLSSTEKLLPSSLPPITELLPQLQKNLIGASSDSETSSLIGQVVQLFQTADPDWLFSSASANEEGGVELQLAYRSLTDALVGCAALPLCEDDVSSLPAAAYQSVPNQVVTVCSALVALLRTLENRKCTGVLQTVAPSVCVFAVTHFQDQVWTTSSSRAAAQSLQEALLRAGSWTDSAHFLMGDRRGQEGEEGILGGVLDVLQPQISKESWQHCEAAKFVFVWTLLQVTRPSLSPHLPRILPPSLLLTDHYRPENCMLGVRCLHHIIINTAAADLRQFNRAEVLYQALFKHLYTTEAAVIQLVLSCLLDLLLVLETPPSSLAPSSARRKPCRHDDVLRLVLTNMEAEHKVALRYVYASALPPFIDRMGVTVCRHLRRLERVVLGYLEIREPPEEKTRLKILEVLQKTIRAAWPRMEQRVNMLLRCLLRLLVDVSEDSELRVGVRQKVMSHASLCVKLLDHCTHGQVQPLLQQLDSSCCGPEVLRCLATVTER
- the LOC115048293 gene encoding TELO2-interacting protein 2-like isoform X4; amino-acid sequence: MELSSLLQELHLSSTEKLLPSSLPPITELLPQLQKNLIGASSDSETSSLIGQVVQLFQTADPDWLFSSASANEEGGVELQLAYRSLTDALVGCAALPLCEDDVSSLPAAAYQSVPNQVVTVCSALVALLRTLENRKCTGVLQTVAPSVCVFAVTHFQDQVWTTSSSRAAAQSLQEALLRAGSWTDSAHFLMGDRRGQEGEEGILGGVLDVLQPQISKESWQHCEAAKFVFVWTLLQVTRPSLSPHLPRILPPSLLLTDHYRPENCMLGVRCLHHIIINTAAADLRQFNRAEVLYQALFKHLYTTEAAVIQVEHTVTHTQTHTDTPYSWNVSLSQLVLSCLLDLLLVLETPPSSLAPSSARRKPCRHDDVLRLVLTNMEAEHKVALRYVYASALPPFIDRMGVTVCRHLRRLERVVLGYLEIREPPEEKTRLKILEVLQKTIRAAWPRMEQRVNMLLRCLLRLLVDVSEDSELRVGVRQKVMSHASLCVKLLDHCTHGQVQPLLQQLDSSCCGPEVLRCLATVTER
- the LOC115048293 gene encoding TELO2-interacting protein 2-like isoform X2, whose product is MELSSLLQELHLSSTEKLLPSSLPPITELLPQLQKNLIGASSDSETSSLIGQVVQLFQTADPDWLFSSASANEEGGVELQLAYRSLTDALVGCAALPLCEDDVSSLPAAAYQSVPNQVVTVCSALVALLRTLENRKCTGVLQTVAPSVCVFAVTHFQDQVWTTSSSRAAAQSLQEALLRAGSWTDSAHFLMGDRRGQEGEEGILGGVLDVLQPQISKESWQHCEAAKFVFVWTLLQVTRPSLSPHLPRILPPSLLLTDHYRPENCMLGVRCLHHIIINTAAADLRQFNRAEVLYQALFKHLYTTEAAVIQLVLSCLLDLLLVLETPPSSLAPSSARRKPCRHDDVLRLVLTNMEAEHKVALRYVYASALPPFIDRMGVTVCRHLRRLERVVLGYLEIREPPEEKTRLKILEVLQKTIRAAWPRSDTHRQRKRNAQTCFLCFGAFPHHHRCNHGGLRPQDGAAGQHVASLLASAAGGRVGGLGAQSRCQTEGDEPRQPVCQTAGPLHTRTSTGVFTHLTLSCRTLTRHSPVSLFLSPSSSSLTAAVVALRCCVA
- the LOC115048293 gene encoding TELO2-interacting protein 2-like isoform X3, translating into MELSSLLQELHLSSTEKLLPSSLPPITELLPQLQKNLIGASSDSETSSLIGQVVQLFQTADPDWLFSSASANEEGGVELQLAYRSLTDALVGCAALPLCEDDVSSLPAAAYQSVPNQVVTVCSALVALLRTLENRKCTGVLQTVAPSVCVFAVTHFQDQVWTTSSSRAAAQSLQEALLRAGSWTDSAHFLMGDRRGQEGEEGILGGVLDVLQPQISKESWQHCEAAKFVFVWTLLQVTRPSLSPHLPRILPPSLLLTDHYRPENCMLGVRCLHHIIINTAAADLRQFNRAEVLYQALFKHLYTTEAAVIQVEHTVTHTQTHTDTPYSWNVSLSQLVLSCLLDLLLVLETPPSSLAPSSARRKPCRHDDVLRLVLTNMEAEHKVALRYVYASALPPFIDRMGVTVCRHLRRLERVVLGYLEIREPPEEKTRLKILEVLQKTIRAAWPRSDTHRQRKRNAQTCFLCFGAFPHHHRCNHGGLRPQDGAAGQHVASLLASAAGGRVGGLGAQSRCQTEGDEPRQPVCQTAGPLHTRTSTAPPPAA
- the LOC115048293 gene encoding uncharacterized protein LOC115048293 isoform X1, producing MELSSLLQELHLSSTEKLLPSSLPPITELLPQLQKNLIGASSDSETSSLIGQVVQLFQTADPDWLFSSASANEEGGVELQLAYRSLTDALVGCAALPLCEDDVSSLPAAAYQSVPNQVVTVCSALVALLRTLENRKCTGVLQTVAPSVCVFAVTHFQDQVWTTSSSRAAAQSLQEALLRAGSWTDSAHFLMGDRRGQEGEEGILGGVLDVLQPQISKESWQHCEAAKFVFVWTLLQVTRPSLSPHLPRILPPSLLLTDHYRPENCMLGVRCLHHIIINTAAADLRQFNRAEVLYQALFKHLYTTEAAVIQVEHTVTHTQTHTDTPYSWNVSLSQLVLSCLLDLLLVLETPPSSLAPSSARRKPCRHDDVLRLVLTNMEAEHKVALRYVYASALPPFIDRMGVTVCRHLRRLERVVLGYLEIREPPEEKTRLKILEVLQKTIRAAWPRSDTHRQRKRNAQTCFLCFGAFPHHHRCNHGGLRPQDGAAGQHVASLLASAAGGRVGGLGAQSRCQTEGDEPRQPVCQTAGPLHTRTSTGVFTHLTLSCRTLTRHSPVSLFLSPSSSSLTAAVVALRCCVA